In Rhipicephalus microplus isolate Deutch F79 chromosome 7, USDA_Rmic, whole genome shotgun sequence, one genomic interval encodes:
- the LOC119179652 gene encoding uncharacterized protein LOC119179652, which yields MAAPKGECSTSSSSGNSGVVVTDVPPNESETLEGRATAIQEKLDNTYRQIMLLDERIRDLKRLFMRAHKNNKYAFRYNYRMKVSIACSIKMMYYHYANTKVAELERINTQLEEARSTARGTSDGDRV from the coding sequence ATGGCAGCGCCCAAAGGGGAGTGCAGCACAAGCAGCAGCAGCGGGAACAGTGGCGTCGTAGTGACCGATGTACCGCCCAACGAAAGTGAGACACTGGAGGGTCGAGCTACGGCCATACAGGAGAAACTGGACAACACTTACCGCCAGATAATGCTCCTAGACGAGCGAATCCGCGACCTCAAACGCCTGTTCATGCGTGCCCACAAGAACAACAAGTATGCTTTTCGCTACAACTACCGCATGAAAGTGTCCATCGCATGCAGCATAAAGATGATGTACTACCACTACGCCAACACCAAAGTGGCTGAGCTGGAGCGCATCAACACACAATTGGAAGAGGCGCGTTCAACGGCCAGGGGCACCTCGGATGGCGACAGAGTGTAG